A single region of the Thermococcus zilligii AN1 genome encodes:
- a CDS encoding Kae1-associated kinase Bud32, translating into MTKIRKNVGERTKTLSRKFQLWIERGDIVKLIAQGAEAKIYEATFEEVFGVPLLKERVIVKHRIPKRYRIGEIDIRLRKERTVREARILHRAKEFGVNCPHVYEVDLKDMKIVMEFIEGERLKELLEKVEMKERLSLCREIGRQIGRLHRAGIVHGDLTTSNMIFREGKVYLIDFGLADFDSTLEARGVDLHLLKRAMESTHYQWFEAGFEAVLEGYAEIMGEDLKEEVEEKIQEIESRGRYRERSWILG; encoded by the coding sequence ATGACAAAAATTCGAAAAAATGTGGGGGAAAGGACTAAAACCCTTTCCAGGAAGTTCCAATTGTGGATCGAGAGGGGTGATATCGTGAAGCTCATAGCCCAGGGAGCCGAGGCAAAGATCTACGAGGCCACCTTCGAGGAAGTGTTCGGGGTTCCTCTCCTGAAGGAGAGGGTGATAGTCAAGCACAGGATCCCAAAGCGCTACAGGATAGGGGAGATAGACATCAGGCTGAGAAAAGAGAGAACTGTGAGGGAGGCAAGGATACTCCACAGGGCGAAAGAGTTTGGTGTAAACTGCCCCCACGTGTATGAAGTTGATCTTAAAGACATGAAAATCGTAATGGAGTTCATTGAGGGGGAGCGCCTTAAGGAGCTGCTGGAAAAAGTCGAAATGAAAGAGAGGCTAAGCCTTTGCAGGGAAATCGGAAGGCAGATAGGGAGACTTCACAGGGCAGGGATAGTCCACGGCGACTTAACGACGAGCAACATGATATTCCGGGAGGGGAAGGTCTACCTCATAGATTTCGGCTTGGCAGACTTCGATTCAACTCTCGAGGCGAGGGGCGTTGACCTCCACCTCCTGAAAAGGGCAATGGAGAGCACCCACTACCAGTGGTTCGAGGCTGGCTTTGAGGCGGTTTTGGAGGGCTACGCTGAGATTATGGGCGAAGACCTCAAGGAAGAGGTAGAGGAGAAAATACAAGAAATAGAGAGCAGAGGGCGCTACAGGGAGAGAAGCTGGATATTAGGATGA
- a CDS encoding SDR family oxidoreductase, with product MGVVVTASSRGIGFNVAKELLKRNARVVISSSGGENLRRAREELSHLGEVYAVRADLKGREDLENLVKEAWGLLGGIDALVWNAPNVSCEPCHLHDAGYNDWLEASLLHTVAPGYLTTLLVRRWLEKRMGGRLIYLNSVSIKEPMPPLVLADTSRAGLVQLAKSVSRAYGKYGIRAYSVLLGSFDTPGARENLRALAEGRGEPFEEVWEREVLSRTPLHRTGRWEELGSLIAFLLSDEAEYMLGSTVVVDGAMTRGVFL from the coding sequence ATGGGAGTCGTTGTGACAGCTTCCTCCAGGGGGATTGGCTTCAACGTTGCAAAAGAGCTTTTGAAGAGGAACGCGAGGGTTGTTATAAGCTCCTCCGGCGGGGAGAACCTCCGGAGGGCCAGGGAAGAGCTCTCCCATCTGGGGGAAGTTTATGCAGTGAGGGCGGACCTTAAAGGGAGAGAAGACTTGGAAAACCTCGTCAAAGAGGCGTGGGGTCTTTTGGGTGGGATTGACGCCCTCGTCTGGAACGCGCCGAACGTTTCCTGCGAGCCATGCCACCTCCACGATGCCGGCTATAACGACTGGCTCGAGGCTTCCCTGCTCCACACCGTTGCTCCGGGATACCTCACGACCCTCCTCGTCAGGAGGTGGCTTGAGAAGAGAATGGGGGGGAGATTAATCTACTTAAACTCGGTTTCAATAAAAGAGCCGATGCCCCCGCTGGTTTTAGCGGACACCTCCAGGGCTGGCCTCGTTCAGCTGGCAAAGAGCGTTTCGAGAGCCTACGGGAAGTATGGGATAAGGGCCTATTCGGTGCTTCTCGGGAGCTTTGACACCCCGGGCGCAAGGGAGAACCTGAGAGCGCTGGCAGAGGGCAGGGGGGAACCCTTCGAGGAGGTCTGGGAGAGGGAAGTGCTGAGCAGAACACCCCTTCACAGGACCGGAAGGTGGGAAGAGCTGGGCTCTCTGATAGCGTTCCTCCTGAGTGACGAGGCCGAATACATGCTGGGCTCGACGGTTGTTGTTGACGGTGCGATGACGAGGGGCGTTTTCCTCTGA
- a CDS encoding deoxyhypusine synthase, which translates to MTKPKDIVLKKSEGIEGTPIEGPWLDEVSSLGEVLDYYGRIGFQATHLGKAIEIWRRVEKRRAEGKEVRVFLGYTSNIVSSGLRELIAWLVKEGRVDVIVTTAGGIEEDFIKALKPFILGDWKVNDAEMRERGINRIGNIFVPNDRYIEFEKYMIPFFERVLEMEKERGKPLTASEFIYELGRYMDEKLGKEKERSIIYWAYRRNVPIFCPAITDGSMGDMLYFFKEERGDRELIIDIANDIVKLNNLAVTAKETASIILGGSLPKHAIINANLFRGGTDYAIYITTAVPWDGSLSGAPPSEGVSWGKIRARADYVEIWADATLVFPLLVWKVMKG; encoded by the coding sequence ATGACAAAGCCAAAAGACATCGTGCTCAAGAAAAGCGAAGGGATCGAGGGGACGCCAATAGAGGGGCCGTGGCTGGACGAAGTTTCGAGCCTTGGGGAGGTGCTCGATTATTACGGGAGGATCGGCTTCCAGGCGACTCACCTCGGGAAGGCCATAGAGATCTGGAGGAGAGTTGAGAAAAGGCGCGCCGAAGGGAAGGAAGTCCGCGTATTTCTCGGCTACACCTCCAACATAGTCTCCTCCGGCCTGCGCGAGCTGATCGCGTGGCTCGTGAAGGAGGGCAGGGTTGACGTGATCGTAACTACAGCCGGGGGAATCGAGGAGGACTTCATTAAAGCTCTAAAGCCTTTCATCCTTGGCGACTGGAAGGTGAACGACGCCGAGATGCGCGAAAGGGGCATCAACAGGATAGGCAACATCTTCGTGCCCAACGACAGGTACATCGAATTCGAGAAGTACATGATACCCTTCTTTGAGAGGGTTCTTGAGATGGAAAAGGAGCGCGGAAAGCCGCTCACGGCGAGCGAGTTCATCTACGAGCTTGGCCGCTACATGGACGAGAAGCTCGGGAAGGAGAAGGAGCGCTCGATTATATACTGGGCCTACAGGAGGAATGTCCCTATATTCTGCCCGGCCATAACAGACGGCTCGATGGGGGACATGCTCTACTTCTTCAAGGAGGAGAGGGGTGACAGGGAGCTTATCATAGACATCGCCAACGACATTGTGAAGCTCAACAACCTCGCGGTTACCGCCAAAGAGACCGCGTCAATAATCCTCGGCGGTTCCCTTCCAAAGCACGCGATAATCAACGCCAACCTCTTCAGGGGCGGAACTGACTACGCGATTTATATAACCACCGCCGTCCCCTGGGATGGCTCTCTGAGCGGTGCCCCCCCAAGCGAAGGCGTCAGCTGGGGCAAGATAAGGGCCAGGGCTGACTACGTGGAGATATGGGCGGACGCAACACTGGTGTTCCCGCTGCTGGTGTGGAAGGTGATGAAAGGCTGA
- the htpX gene encoding zinc metalloprotease HtpX, giving the protein MGLVMWLRTGLLMAILTGLLMGIGYLFGGPNVAFMMFLFAMFFNFLTYWYSDRIVLRWYNARVVDEYEAPELYAIVRKLTERAGLPMPKVAIIPTDTPNAFATGRNPKHAVVAVTTGLLRILNRDELEGVIGHELTHIKNRDILIGTVAAAMAGAIMQLAYWARWIAIFGGFSRDRDNRGGDVIAAILVAILAPIAAMLIQAAISRSREFLADEGGAKISGKPHALASALMKIEDVVRYRPMKNGNPATAHMFIVNPFRGMSIVNLFSTHPPTETRIERLRKIAEEMGIYF; this is encoded by the coding sequence ATGGGACTCGTAATGTGGCTCAGAACGGGCCTGCTGATGGCCATACTCACGGGCCTTCTGATGGGGATAGGCTACCTCTTCGGCGGGCCAAACGTGGCGTTTATGATGTTCCTCTTCGCCATGTTCTTCAACTTCCTGACCTACTGGTACAGTGACAGGATCGTGCTAAGATGGTACAACGCGAGGGTCGTTGATGAGTACGAGGCGCCGGAGCTCTACGCCATCGTTAGAAAACTCACCGAGAGGGCGGGGCTTCCGATGCCTAAGGTGGCAATAATTCCAACTGATACGCCAAACGCCTTCGCCACTGGAAGGAACCCGAAGCACGCGGTAGTCGCTGTGACCACCGGGCTACTGAGGATTCTCAACAGGGACGAGCTTGAGGGTGTCATAGGCCACGAACTTACCCACATCAAGAACAGGGACATACTGATAGGCACTGTAGCGGCGGCGATGGCAGGCGCGATAATGCAGCTCGCCTACTGGGCGAGATGGATAGCGATATTTGGTGGCTTCAGCAGGGACAGGGACAACAGGGGCGGGGATGTCATAGCGGCGATACTCGTGGCGATTTTAGCCCCAATAGCGGCAATGCTCATTCAGGCGGCAATAAGCCGCTCCAGGGAGTTTTTAGCGGACGAAGGAGGCGCAAAGATAAGCGGCAAGCCACACGCCCTTGCCAGCGCGCTGATGAAGATAGAGGACGTCGTCCGCTACAGGCCGATGAAAAACGGCAACCCCGCAACCGCCCACATGTTCATTGTGAACCCCTTCAGGGGAATGAGCATAGTGAACCTCTTTTCAACCCATCCGCCCACCGAGACAAGGATTGAGAGGCTCAGGAAGATAGCGGAGGAGATGGGAATTTACTTCTGA
- the argF gene encoding ornithine carbamoyltransferase — MVVSLAGRDVLCLQDFTREEIETILKTAEMMKIWNKIGKPHRLLEGKTLAMIFQKPSTRTRISFEVGMYQLGGYALYLNAQDLQLRRGETIADTARVLSRYVDGIMARVYAHKDVEDLAKYASVPVINGLSDFSHPCQALADYQTIIEKKGRIAGLKVVYVGDGNNVAHSLMVAGTKLGANVVVATPEGYEPDERVIKWAEQNAAESGGSFELLHDPVKAVKDADVIYTDVWASMGQEAEAEERRKIFKPFQVNRELVKHAKPDYIFMHCLPAHRGEEVTDDVIDSPNSVVFDQAENRLHAQKALLALVMGGIKV, encoded by the coding sequence ATGGTGGTTAGCCTCGCAGGAAGGGATGTTCTCTGCCTCCAGGACTTCACCAGGGAAGAAATTGAGACTATTCTCAAGACGGCCGAGATGATGAAGATATGGAACAAGATCGGAAAGCCCCACCGCCTTCTCGAGGGCAAAACGCTCGCAATGATATTCCAGAAGCCCTCAACCAGAACCAGGATTTCCTTCGAGGTCGGCATGTATCAGCTCGGCGGTTATGCTTTGTACTTAAACGCCCAGGACCTTCAGCTCAGGCGCGGTGAGACGATAGCGGACACGGCCAGGGTTCTCAGCAGGTACGTTGATGGGATAATGGCGAGGGTCTACGCCCACAAGGACGTGGAAGACCTCGCCAAGTACGCGAGCGTTCCGGTCATAAACGGTCTCAGCGACTTCTCCCACCCGTGCCAGGCCCTCGCTGATTACCAGACCATAATTGAAAAGAAGGGCAGGATTGCGGGCCTTAAAGTCGTCTACGTCGGCGACGGAAACAACGTGGCGCACTCCCTCATGGTGGCCGGCACAAAGCTTGGCGCCAACGTCGTCGTCGCCACGCCCGAAGGCTATGAACCGGACGAAAGGGTCATTAAGTGGGCGGAGCAGAACGCGGCCGAGAGCGGCGGAAGCTTCGAGCTCCTCCACGACCCGGTTAAGGCCGTTAAAGACGCCGACGTCATCTACACCGACGTCTGGGCAAGCATGGGCCAGGAAGCTGAGGCGGAGGAGAGGAGAAAGATATTCAAGCCCTTCCAGGTCAACAGGGAACTCGTCAAGCATGCCAAGCCTGACTACATCTTCATGCACTGCCTCCCGGCCCACCGCGGAGAGGAGGTCACCGACGACGTCATAGACAGCCCCAACAGCGTCGTCTTTGACCAGGCCGAGAACAGGCTCCACGCCCAGAAAGCCTTGCTGGCCCTCGTCATGGGCGGGATTAAGGTCTAA
- the thsB gene encoding thermosome subunit beta: MQQFSGQPVVILPEGTQRYVGRDAQRLNILAARIIAETVRTTLGPKGMDKMLVDSLGDVVVTNDGATILDKIDIQHPAAKMMVEVAKTQDKEAGDGTTTAVVIAGELLRKAEELLDQNIHPSIIVKGYVLAAEKAQEILESMAIRVTPDDEEILMKIATTSITGKSAESYKELFARLAVEAVKQVAEKKDGKYTVDLDNIKLEKKAGESVEESELVRGVVIDTEIVHPRMPKRVEKARIALIDEALEVKKTETDAKINITDPNHLMSFLEQEERMLREMVEKIREVGANVVFVQKGIDDLAQHYLAKYGIMAVRRVKKSDMEKLAKATGAKIVTNVRDLTPEDLGHADLVEQRKVAGENMIFVEGCKNPKAVTILIRGGTEHVVDEVERILEDALKVVKDVMEDGYILPAGGAPEIELAIRLDEYAKAVGGKEALAIEAFADALKIIPKTLAENAGLDTVDVLVKVISEHKNRGPRIGIDVFEGGPADMLERGVIAPLRVPKQAIKSASEAAIMILRIDDVIAAKASKSEKGEGGMPGGMGDMDMGM; encoded by the coding sequence GTGCAGCAGTTTAGTGGCCAGCCGGTTGTTATTCTGCCTGAGGGGACCCAGAGGTACGTTGGTAGGGACGCCCAGAGGCTGAACATCCTGGCCGCAAGGATCATTGCCGAGACGGTGAGAACCACCCTCGGCCCGAAGGGAATGGACAAAATGCTCGTAGACAGCCTTGGGGATGTTGTTGTCACCAACGATGGCGCGACCATACTCGACAAGATCGACATCCAGCACCCTGCCGCGAAGATGATGGTTGAGGTCGCCAAGACCCAGGACAAGGAGGCGGGCGATGGTACTACCACTGCTGTAGTCATCGCCGGTGAACTCCTCAGGAAGGCCGAGGAGCTCCTCGACCAGAACATCCACCCGAGCATCATCGTCAAGGGTTACGTCCTCGCCGCCGAGAAAGCCCAGGAAATACTCGAAAGCATGGCCATCAGGGTCACCCCGGATGATGAGGAGATCCTCATGAAGATAGCCACGACCTCAATCACCGGCAAGAGCGCCGAGAGCTACAAGGAGCTCTTTGCAAGGCTCGCCGTCGAGGCCGTCAAGCAGGTCGCAGAGAAGAAGGACGGTAAGTACACCGTTGACCTCGACAACATTAAGCTCGAAAAGAAGGCCGGCGAGAGCGTTGAGGAGAGCGAGCTCGTTAGGGGAGTAGTCATTGATACGGAAATTGTTCACCCGAGGATGCCGAAGAGGGTTGAGAAAGCCAGGATAGCCCTCATCGACGAGGCCCTTGAAGTTAAGAAGACCGAAACAGACGCAAAGATCAACATCACCGACCCCAACCACCTCATGAGCTTCCTCGAGCAGGAGGAGAGGATGCTCAGGGAGATGGTCGAGAAGATCAGGGAGGTTGGGGCCAACGTCGTCTTCGTCCAGAAGGGTATTGACGACTTAGCCCAGCACTACCTCGCCAAATACGGCATAATGGCAGTCAGAAGGGTCAAGAAGAGCGACATGGAGAAGCTGGCCAAGGCTACCGGGGCAAAGATCGTCACCAACGTCCGCGATTTAACTCCGGAGGACCTCGGCCACGCTGACCTCGTCGAGCAGAGGAAGGTGGCCGGAGAGAACATGATCTTCGTCGAAGGCTGCAAGAACCCGAAGGCTGTCACAATCCTCATCCGCGGTGGTACAGAACACGTCGTCGACGAAGTCGAGAGGATACTCGAAGATGCCCTCAAGGTCGTTAAAGACGTGATGGAGGACGGCTACATACTCCCGGCGGGCGGTGCCCCGGAGATTGAGCTCGCCATCAGGCTCGACGAGTACGCCAAAGCCGTTGGCGGCAAGGAGGCCCTCGCTATAGAGGCCTTTGCGGATGCCCTCAAGATAATCCCGAAGACCTTAGCGGAGAACGCAGGGCTTGACACCGTCGACGTCCTCGTTAAGGTCATCAGCGAGCACAAGAACAGGGGTCCCAGAATAGGCATCGACGTCTTCGAGGGAGGGCCTGCTGACATGCTGGAGCGCGGTGTTATCGCTCCGCTCCGCGTTCCGAAGCAGGCCATCAAGAGCGCCAGCGAGGCCGCAATAATGATCCTCCGCATAGACGACGTCATAGCTGCCAAAGCAAGCAAGTCAGAGAAAGGCGAGGGTGGAATGCCCGGCGGTATGGGCGACATGGACATGGGCATGTGA
- the thyX gene encoding FAD-dependent thymidylate synthase encodes MENKIRVTLVNYTKKPLETVTWAALISYWEGWETGAFGRMTMNDVEMHLPKVLGYGHESVLEHATLTFAIEGCSRACTHQLVRHRLASYTQQSQRYIKLDLNDVEETFVIPESVREKPELYQKWKDFMKNAIELYEETCRAGIHQEDARFILPQAIRTKIVVTMNLRELKHFLGLRACERAQWEIREVAWKMLEEIAKVDELKPIIKWAKLGPRCIQLGYCPERELMPPGCLKRTREKWKNVAEG; translated from the coding sequence ATGGAGAATAAAATCCGCGTGACCCTCGTCAATTATACGAAGAAACCGCTTGAGACTGTCACGTGGGCGGCGCTGATAAGCTACTGGGAGGGGTGGGAGACAGGGGCCTTCGGGCGGATGACCATGAACGATGTTGAGATGCACCTTCCCAAGGTTCTCGGCTACGGCCATGAAAGTGTATTGGAGCATGCGACGCTCACCTTTGCGATTGAGGGCTGTTCTCGTGCATGTACCCACCAGCTCGTGAGGCATAGGCTTGCCAGTTATACCCAGCAGTCACAGCGTTATATTAAATTAGACCTAAATGATGTGGAAGAGACCTTTGTAATCCCCGAGAGCGTCAGGGAAAAGCCAGAGCTCTACCAAAAGTGGAAGGACTTCATGAAAAACGCCATCGAGCTCTATGAGGAAACCTGTAGGGCCGGAATCCACCAGGAGGACGCGCGCTTTATTTTGCCTCAGGCGATCAGGACGAAGATAGTCGTGACGATGAACCTCAGGGAGCTAAAACACTTCCTTGGTTTAAGGGCCTGTGAGAGGGCGCAGTGGGAGATAAGGGAAGTTGCCTGGAAGATGCTGGAGGAGATAGCGAAGGTCGATGAGCTGAAGCCGATCATAAAGTGGGCAAAGCTGGGGCCGCGCTGTATTCAGCTCGGCTATTGCCCGGAGAGGGAGTTAATGCCTCCTGGTTGTTTGAAGAGGACGAGGGAGAAGTGGAAGAACGTAGCAGAAGGGTGA
- a CDS encoding Na+/H+ antiporter NhaC family protein, translating into MTDYGILSLLPPLVAIGLAIATKRVLFALFSGVWVGGLLVAGGNPIGATTETLKWIVFSIASAWEEDGHLVTDLWNTRILVFDTFIGAGVALIYKAGGMKAIAKAVTRKIRTSRAASLMAAVFGTLIFFDDYTNTIIVGNTMRPITDKARVSREFLAYADDSTAAPVAILAVVSTWIGYELGLLNSAISKVGESISAYSAWFASWPYNLYPILAVILAYIVAVTGRHYGPMLRAEYRARTTGKVLREGAQPMMTTEIDVGMPIEGRENVWVFVFPVLTLISMTFVGLWVTGGGGATYAQGGFQAVLSQADSTWALVWGSFSMLIVAMALVLGLRIMSLEEVESTIVSGMKQMHFAMMILILAWSIKHACDAVGTAEYIVGVASKVLSPGLVPLVVFVVAAFISFTTGTSWGTFAIMMPIAVPLAYELSGGFGPVVYASIASVFSGGVFGDHCSPISDTTIMSSMFSGCDHLDHVNTQLPYALTAGFVSVVMFLLFAAGLQNGWLLLAIAVPLLVVLHRLLSEWYGARVGIPGGRVPVYVVGSDYEGDTQGRK; encoded by the coding sequence ATGACGGACTACGGCATACTTTCCCTCCTGCCCCCTCTGGTGGCGATTGGCCTGGCGATAGCAACCAAAAGGGTTCTGTTTGCTTTGTTTTCCGGGGTGTGGGTTGGCGGACTTTTGGTAGCCGGTGGCAACCCCATAGGGGCTACCACAGAGACGCTGAAATGGATAGTCTTCAGCATAGCGTCGGCGTGGGAGGAAGACGGCCACCTTGTGACAGACCTGTGGAACACCAGGATTCTCGTGTTTGATACCTTCATTGGAGCTGGGGTTGCCCTCATATACAAAGCCGGCGGGATGAAAGCCATAGCCAAGGCCGTGACGCGGAAAATAAGGACCAGCAGGGCGGCCTCGCTCATGGCGGCCGTCTTCGGTACGCTGATCTTTTTCGACGACTACACCAACACCATTATAGTAGGCAACACCATGAGGCCGATAACTGATAAGGCCAGGGTTTCGAGAGAGTTCCTTGCTTACGCCGATGATTCCACTGCCGCGCCCGTGGCGATTCTTGCGGTGGTCTCGACGTGGATAGGCTACGAGCTTGGTCTCCTGAATAGTGCGATATCGAAGGTAGGGGAGAGCATAAGCGCCTACTCCGCCTGGTTCGCGAGCTGGCCTTACAATTTATACCCAATTCTGGCGGTGATCCTGGCCTACATCGTTGCAGTTACCGGCAGACATTACGGCCCCATGCTCCGTGCGGAATACCGCGCGCGCACTACCGGTAAGGTTCTACGTGAGGGTGCCCAGCCCATGATGACTACAGAGATAGATGTAGGAATGCCGATTGAGGGCAGGGAAAACGTGTGGGTCTTCGTGTTCCCCGTCCTAACGCTGATCTCCATGACCTTCGTGGGCCTGTGGGTCACCGGTGGTGGAGGCGCCACCTACGCGCAGGGTGGCTTCCAGGCGGTTCTCTCCCAAGCGGACTCGACGTGGGCCCTCGTCTGGGGTTCCTTCTCAATGCTCATAGTGGCAATGGCCCTGGTCCTCGGGCTGAGGATAATGAGCCTCGAAGAGGTGGAGAGCACGATAGTTTCGGGTATGAAGCAGATGCACTTTGCCATGATGATACTGATCCTTGCATGGAGCATCAAGCATGCGTGTGACGCCGTTGGAACCGCCGAGTACATAGTGGGGGTTGCCTCCAAGGTCCTTTCCCCGGGCCTGGTTCCGTTAGTGGTGTTCGTTGTGGCGGCGTTCATATCCTTTACGACGGGAACGAGCTGGGGAACCTTCGCTATAATGATGCCAATAGCGGTTCCGCTGGCCTACGAACTCAGCGGCGGATTCGGCCCCGTGGTCTACGCCAGCATAGCTTCAGTCTTCTCCGGGGGAGTCTTCGGCGACCACTGCTCCCCGATAAGCGACACCACAATCATGAGCTCCATGTTCAGCGGTTGTGACCACCTAGATCACGTTAACACCCAGCTACCTTACGCCCTCACCGCTGGCTTTGTAAGCGTCGTGATGTTCCTCCTCTTCGCCGCGGGACTTCAGAACGGCTGGTTGCTCCTCGCCATAGCGGTGCCCCTCCTGGTAGTGCTCCACCGCCTCCTCAGTGAATGGTATGGAGCGAGGGTTGGCATCCCCGGGGGCAGAGTGCCAGTCTACGTGGTCGGGAGCGATTACGAGGGGGACACTCAGGGAAGAAAGTGA
- a CDS encoding DUF996 domain-containing protein, producing the protein MAELKDAKIWGGIGAILTLVGLGFIGFILKLVGVKKISEATGNEEIFSKYLWAAVLNILASVILFGSFFAGILTGNFKLSLASIGLGVIVGAILMIVGVLLMKQSYDLIAKETGVGMFHTVALLYIVGAVLTIVLIGGLLLLIAAILEVIAFFSLPDSVPEKASTTSAEEEVAF; encoded by the coding sequence ATGGCAGAGTTGAAGGATGCCAAGATATGGGGTGGCATTGGAGCCATACTGACCCTCGTTGGTCTGGGCTTTATAGGGTTTATACTGAAGCTCGTGGGTGTTAAGAAGATCTCAGAGGCCACAGGCAACGAGGAAATATTCAGCAAGTACCTCTGGGCAGCAGTGCTGAATATACTGGCCTCCGTTATCCTGTTCGGAAGTTTCTTTGCGGGGATTCTGACAGGTAATTTCAAGCTTTCTCTGGCAAGCATAGGGCTTGGCGTTATAGTCGGAGCGATTCTCATGATAGTGGGTGTGCTGCTCATGAAGCAGAGCTACGACCTGATAGCTAAAGAGACCGGCGTTGGAATGTTCCACACCGTTGCCCTCCTGTATATCGTCGGTGCAGTGTTGACGATAGTCCTCATCGGTGGCCTGCTGCTCCTCATTGCCGCGATCCTGGAGGTCATTGCGTTCTTCTCCCTCCCGGACTCGGTTCCAGAAAAGGCGTCTACCACGTCCGCTGAGGAGGAGGTCGCCTTCTGA